A genomic segment from Salvia splendens isolate huo1 chromosome 13, SspV2, whole genome shotgun sequence encodes:
- the LOC121760252 gene encoding 10 kDa chaperonin 1, chloroplastic-like, translating into MASSSFIALTNPFTSNKPNLQLLSNTTRIGLRRSSLRVNAIGKTYEPAKVVPQADRVLIRLEELPEKSAGGVLLPKSAVKFERYLVGEVVSRGAEVQDVQTGRKVLFSDINAHEVDLGTDTRHCFCKAGDLLAVVD; encoded by the exons ATGGCGTCTTCTTCATTCATTGCCCTAACTAATCCCTTTACCTCTAACAAGCCTAACCTCCAACTCCTCTCCAACACAACACGCATTG GTCTTCGGAGGAGCTCGCTGAGAGTGAATGCGATCGGAAAGACATACGAGCCTGCTAAG GTGGTGCCACAGGCTGATAGAGTTTTGATTCGTCTTGAGGAGCTTCCTGAG AAATCAGCTGGTGGAGTTTTGCTGCCAAAATCAGCTGTGAAGTTTGAGCGCTACCTTGTGGGAGAG GTTGTCTCTCGTGGAGCTGAGGTTCAGGATGTGCAAACAGGAAGAAAG GTGCTTTTCTCTGACATAAACGCACATGAG GTTGATTTGGGAACAGACACAAGGCATTGTTTCTGCAAAGCTGGCGACTTGCTGGCTGTTGTCGACTAG
- the LOC121762862 gene encoding acyl carrier protein 1, mitochondrial-like — MASSLRSAILRHIRVPVTQSLALNGSRLATVRSMSSHGDDHLDKQAVIDRVLDVVKSFPKVDPSKVTPDVHFQKDLGLDSLDNVEIVMALEEEFKLEIPDKEADKIDSCHLAIEYVHNHPMAS; from the exons ATGGCGTCGTCGTTGAGATCCGCCATTCTCCGCCACATTAGGGTCCCCGTAACCCAATCCTTAGCCCTAAACGGATCCCGCCTGGCGACCGTCCGATCGATGTCGTCCCACGGCGACGATCACCTCGACAAGCAGGCAGTTATTGACCGAGTTCTCGACGTCGTCAAGAGCTTCCCCAAAGTCGATCCATCCAAG GTGACTCCCGATGTTCATTTTCAAAAGGATTTGGGTCTGGATAGCTTAGACAATGTGGAGATTGTGATGGCTCTCGAGGAAGAGTTTAAGTTGGAAATTCCAGACAAGGAAGCTGATAAGATCGACTCATGCCATCTTGCAATTGAATACGTTCATAACCATCCTATGGCTAGCTAA
- the LOC121760052 gene encoding cleavage and polyadenylation specificity factor subunit 3-II-like isoform X2 has protein sequence MAIECLVLGAGQEVGKSCVVVTINDSGEFTSSLSCVIITHFHLDHIGALPYFTQVCGYEGPIYMTYPTKALAPLALEDYRNTFERGGEKAQFTSEHIAECMKKVTAVDLKQTIHVDKDIQIRAYYAGHIHSHRRPSRPDRSERAPTAQSAPRRRPTYLARLTHVGAKPTSIMATLAPGAFLTTLLHSTPLHPKVLGAAMFYAKVGDASLVYTGDYNMVPDRHLGAAQIDQLQLDLVISESTYATTYRDSKYVQEREFLKAVHKCVTSGGKVLIPSNALGRTQELCLLLDDYWERTNLKVPIYFSSGSTIQANLYHKILINWASQNVKDTHARHNALDFKNVRSFDRSLINAPGPCVLFASPGNLNGGFSLEILKHWAPYKENLVMLPGSCSNGIIGSKLMSAKIPTQIKLDENVKTDVRCQIHKLAFSAHTDGKGIMDLVTFLLPKHVLLVHGEKPKMAALKEKIQSELGIECCYPANNETVTIPSTHHIEAGVSDAFLQSCMAPNFMFWKTNVGSDERTPPILQVHDDRVGQGMLTLQNPRVFTQNELRDVLGVENHQVKFAHCCSAAYDSEVSNAASDWSPSTSQKNSLLQLLFGLVSGDFPDCIMHDCQKGIQVGSFVASLCSREECPSSNADALHFRCTWSVTEEELAWKVISLVKNVKLSREST, from the exons ATGGCTATCGAATGCCTTGTGCTCG GCGCAGGGCAAGAAGTGGGGAAGAGCTGCGTCGTTGTGACAATAAATG ATTCTGGTGAGTTTACCAGTTCACTCTCTTGTGTGATCATAACACACTTCCACTTGGACCACATTGGAGCTCTTCCATATTTTACTCAAGTTTGTGGATACGAGGGCCCCATTTACATGACG TATCCAACGAAGGCCTTAGCTCCACTGGCGCTCGAGGATTATCGAAATACATTTGAAAGAGGAGGAGAGAAAGCGCAATTTACTTCTGAGCATATTGCAGAGTGTATGAAAAAAG TGACTGCAGTGGATCTAAAACAGACTATTCACGTTGATAAAGACATCCAGATTCGAGCCTATTATGCAGGGCAC ATTCACAGCCATCGTCGCCCCAGTCGCCCCGACCGCTCCGAGCGCGCCCCAACCGCCCAGAGCGCGCCCCGACGGCGCCCCACGTATCTCGCTCGgctcacccatgttggggcgaagCCGACCTCGATCATGGCGACCCTCGCCCCGGGCGCGTTTTTGACAACACTGCTACATAGTACTCCCCTCCATCCCAAG GTTCTTGGGGCTGCAATGTTTTATGCCAAAGTGGGTGATGCCTCTTTGGTATATACAGGTGACTATAATATGGTGCCTGATAGACATCTTGGTGCAGCTCAAATTGACCAACTGCAGCTAGACCTTGTTATATCCGA GTCAACTTATGCAACAACATACCGTGATTCAAAATATGTCCAAGAGAGGGAATTTCTAAAAGCA GTTCACAAATGTGTTACTAGTGGAGGCAAGGTTCTAATTCCTTCAAATGCTCTTGGGAGGACTCAG GAACTGTGTTTGCTATTAGATGATTATTGGGAGCGGACAAACCTTAAGGTGCCAATATACTTCTCTTCAG GTTCGACTATACAAGCAAATCTGTACCATAAAATTCTCATCAATTGGGCAAGCCAAAATGTCAAGGATACTCATGCTAGACACAACGCATTAGACTTCAAAAATG TCAGGAGTTTTGATCGTTCCCTGATAAATGCTCCTGGACCTTGTGTCCTTTTTGCTTCACCGGGAAACCTTAATGGTGGCTTTTCTTTGGAAATTCTCAAGCACTGGGCTCCATACAAAGAGAATCTTGTCATGCTACCAGG ATCTTGTTCGAATGGAATTATAGGAAGCAAGTTGATGTCAGCCAAGATACCGACACAAATCAAGCTTGATGAGAATGTCAAAACCGATGTGCGATGCCAG ATTCATAAGTTAGCTTTTAGTGCTCATACCGATGGCAAGGGAATCATGGACCTTGTTACGTTTCTCTTGCCTAAGCATGTGCTGCTTGTACATGGAGAAAAGCCTAAGATGGCTGCGCTTAAAGAAAAAATCCAGTCTGAATTGGGAATTGAATGCTGTTATCCAGCAAACAATGAAACTGTGACCATTCCTTCAACTCATCACATAGAAGCCGGTGTGTCTGATGCATTTCTGCAGAGTTGCATGGCCCccaatttcatgttttggaaaacCAATGTTGGCTCGGACGAGAGAACACCTCCTATATTGCAGGTTCATGATGACCGAGTGGGTCAAGGGATGTTAACCCTGCAGAATcctagagtctttactcaaaaCGAATTGAGGGACGTGTTAGGAGTAGAAAATCATCAAGTGAAGTTTGCTCATTGTTGCTCAGCAGCATATGATTCAGAAGTTAGCAATGCTGCATCAGATTGGTCGCCTTCAACGTCTCAAAAGAATTCTTTGCTGCAGCTGTTGTTCGGATTAGTTTCCGGAGATTTTCCTGATTGTATTATGCATGATTGCCAAAAGGGCATTCAGGTTGGGTCGTTTGTCGCCTCTTTGTGCTCGAGGGAAGAATGCCCGAGCAGCAACGCTGATGCACTACATTTTCGCTGTACATGGTCTGTGACTGAAGAGGAACTTGCTTGGAAAGTTATTTCACTAGTGAAGAATGTCAAGTTGAGCAGGGAAAGCACTTGA
- the LOC121760052 gene encoding cleavage and polyadenylation specificity factor subunit 3-II-like isoform X3 produces MAIECLVLGAGQEVGKSCVVVTINGKRIMFDCGMHMRYKDLRQYPDFSLISDSGEFTSSLSCVIITHFHLDHIGALPYFTQVCGYEGPIYMTYPTKALAPLALEDYRNTFERGGEKAQFTSEHIAECMKKVTAVDLKQTIHVDKDIQIRAYYAGHVLGAAMFYAKVGDASLVYTGDYNMVPDRHLGAAQIDQLQLDLVISESTYATTYRDSKYVQEREFLKAVHKCVTSGGKVLIPSNALGRTQELCLLLDDYWERTNLKVPIYFSSGSTIQANLYHKILINWASQNVKDTHARHNALDFKNVRSFDRSLINAPGPCVLFASPGNLNGGFSLEILKHWAPYKENLVMLPGSCSNGIIGSKLMSAKIPTQIKLDENVKTDVRCQIHKLAFSAHTDGKGIMDLVTFLLPKHVLLVHGEKPKMAALKEKIQSELGIECCYPANNETVTIPSTHHIEAGVSDAFLQSCMAPNFMFWKTNVGSDERTPPILQVHDDRVGQGMLTLQNPRVFTQNELRDVLGVENHQVKFAHCCSAAYDSEVSNAASDWSPSTSQKNSLLQLLFGLVSGDFPDCIMHDCQKGIQVGSFVASLCSREECPSSNADALHFRCTWSVTEEELAWKVISLVKNVKLSREST; encoded by the exons ATGGCTATCGAATGCCTTGTGCTCG GCGCAGGGCAAGAAGTGGGGAAGAGCTGCGTCGTTGTGACAATAAATGGCAAGAGAATAATGTTTGATTGTGGAATGCACATGCGCTACAAAGATCTTCGCCAATACCCGGATTTTTCTTTGATTTCAGATTCTGGTGAGTTTACCAGTTCACTCTCTTGTGTGATCATAACACACTTCCACTTGGACCACATTGGAGCTCTTCCATATTTTACTCAAGTTTGTGGATACGAGGGCCCCATTTACATGACG TATCCAACGAAGGCCTTAGCTCCACTGGCGCTCGAGGATTATCGAAATACATTTGAAAGAGGAGGAGAGAAAGCGCAATTTACTTCTGAGCATATTGCAGAGTGTATGAAAAAAG TGACTGCAGTGGATCTAAAACAGACTATTCACGTTGATAAAGACATCCAGATTCGAGCCTATTATGCAGGGCAC GTTCTTGGGGCTGCAATGTTTTATGCCAAAGTGGGTGATGCCTCTTTGGTATATACAGGTGACTATAATATGGTGCCTGATAGACATCTTGGTGCAGCTCAAATTGACCAACTGCAGCTAGACCTTGTTATATCCGA GTCAACTTATGCAACAACATACCGTGATTCAAAATATGTCCAAGAGAGGGAATTTCTAAAAGCA GTTCACAAATGTGTTACTAGTGGAGGCAAGGTTCTAATTCCTTCAAATGCTCTTGGGAGGACTCAG GAACTGTGTTTGCTATTAGATGATTATTGGGAGCGGACAAACCTTAAGGTGCCAATATACTTCTCTTCAG GTTCGACTATACAAGCAAATCTGTACCATAAAATTCTCATCAATTGGGCAAGCCAAAATGTCAAGGATACTCATGCTAGACACAACGCATTAGACTTCAAAAATG TCAGGAGTTTTGATCGTTCCCTGATAAATGCTCCTGGACCTTGTGTCCTTTTTGCTTCACCGGGAAACCTTAATGGTGGCTTTTCTTTGGAAATTCTCAAGCACTGGGCTCCATACAAAGAGAATCTTGTCATGCTACCAGG ATCTTGTTCGAATGGAATTATAGGAAGCAAGTTGATGTCAGCCAAGATACCGACACAAATCAAGCTTGATGAGAATGTCAAAACCGATGTGCGATGCCAG ATTCATAAGTTAGCTTTTAGTGCTCATACCGATGGCAAGGGAATCATGGACCTTGTTACGTTTCTCTTGCCTAAGCATGTGCTGCTTGTACATGGAGAAAAGCCTAAGATGGCTGCGCTTAAAGAAAAAATCCAGTCTGAATTGGGAATTGAATGCTGTTATCCAGCAAACAATGAAACTGTGACCATTCCTTCAACTCATCACATAGAAGCCGGTGTGTCTGATGCATTTCTGCAGAGTTGCATGGCCCccaatttcatgttttggaaaacCAATGTTGGCTCGGACGAGAGAACACCTCCTATATTGCAGGTTCATGATGACCGAGTGGGTCAAGGGATGTTAACCCTGCAGAATcctagagtctttactcaaaaCGAATTGAGGGACGTGTTAGGAGTAGAAAATCATCAAGTGAAGTTTGCTCATTGTTGCTCAGCAGCATATGATTCAGAAGTTAGCAATGCTGCATCAGATTGGTCGCCTTCAACGTCTCAAAAGAATTCTTTGCTGCAGCTGTTGTTCGGATTAGTTTCCGGAGATTTTCCTGATTGTATTATGCATGATTGCCAAAAGGGCATTCAGGTTGGGTCGTTTGTCGCCTCTTTGTGCTCGAGGGAAGAATGCCCGAGCAGCAACGCTGATGCACTACATTTTCGCTGTACATGGTCTGTGACTGAAGAGGAACTTGCTTGGAAAGTTATTTCACTAGTGAAGAATGTCAAGTTGAGCAGGGAAAGCACTTGA
- the LOC121760052 gene encoding cleavage and polyadenylation specificity factor subunit 3-II-like isoform X1 translates to MAIECLVLGAGQEVGKSCVVVTINGKRIMFDCGMHMRYKDLRQYPDFSLISDSGEFTSSLSCVIITHFHLDHIGALPYFTQVCGYEGPIYMTYPTKALAPLALEDYRNTFERGGEKAQFTSEHIAECMKKVTAVDLKQTIHVDKDIQIRAYYAGHIHSHRRPSRPDRSERAPTAQSAPRRRPTYLARLTHVGAKPTSIMATLAPGAFLTTLLHSTPLHPKVLGAAMFYAKVGDASLVYTGDYNMVPDRHLGAAQIDQLQLDLVISESTYATTYRDSKYVQEREFLKAVHKCVTSGGKVLIPSNALGRTQELCLLLDDYWERTNLKVPIYFSSGSTIQANLYHKILINWASQNVKDTHARHNALDFKNVRSFDRSLINAPGPCVLFASPGNLNGGFSLEILKHWAPYKENLVMLPGSCSNGIIGSKLMSAKIPTQIKLDENVKTDVRCQIHKLAFSAHTDGKGIMDLVTFLLPKHVLLVHGEKPKMAALKEKIQSELGIECCYPANNETVTIPSTHHIEAGVSDAFLQSCMAPNFMFWKTNVGSDERTPPILQVHDDRVGQGMLTLQNPRVFTQNELRDVLGVENHQVKFAHCCSAAYDSEVSNAASDWSPSTSQKNSLLQLLFGLVSGDFPDCIMHDCQKGIQVGSFVASLCSREECPSSNADALHFRCTWSVTEEELAWKVISLVKNVKLSREST, encoded by the exons ATGGCTATCGAATGCCTTGTGCTCG GCGCAGGGCAAGAAGTGGGGAAGAGCTGCGTCGTTGTGACAATAAATGGCAAGAGAATAATGTTTGATTGTGGAATGCACATGCGCTACAAAGATCTTCGCCAATACCCGGATTTTTCTTTGATTTCAGATTCTGGTGAGTTTACCAGTTCACTCTCTTGTGTGATCATAACACACTTCCACTTGGACCACATTGGAGCTCTTCCATATTTTACTCAAGTTTGTGGATACGAGGGCCCCATTTACATGACG TATCCAACGAAGGCCTTAGCTCCACTGGCGCTCGAGGATTATCGAAATACATTTGAAAGAGGAGGAGAGAAAGCGCAATTTACTTCTGAGCATATTGCAGAGTGTATGAAAAAAG TGACTGCAGTGGATCTAAAACAGACTATTCACGTTGATAAAGACATCCAGATTCGAGCCTATTATGCAGGGCAC ATTCACAGCCATCGTCGCCCCAGTCGCCCCGACCGCTCCGAGCGCGCCCCAACCGCCCAGAGCGCGCCCCGACGGCGCCCCACGTATCTCGCTCGgctcacccatgttggggcgaagCCGACCTCGATCATGGCGACCCTCGCCCCGGGCGCGTTTTTGACAACACTGCTACATAGTACTCCCCTCCATCCCAAG GTTCTTGGGGCTGCAATGTTTTATGCCAAAGTGGGTGATGCCTCTTTGGTATATACAGGTGACTATAATATGGTGCCTGATAGACATCTTGGTGCAGCTCAAATTGACCAACTGCAGCTAGACCTTGTTATATCCGA GTCAACTTATGCAACAACATACCGTGATTCAAAATATGTCCAAGAGAGGGAATTTCTAAAAGCA GTTCACAAATGTGTTACTAGTGGAGGCAAGGTTCTAATTCCTTCAAATGCTCTTGGGAGGACTCAG GAACTGTGTTTGCTATTAGATGATTATTGGGAGCGGACAAACCTTAAGGTGCCAATATACTTCTCTTCAG GTTCGACTATACAAGCAAATCTGTACCATAAAATTCTCATCAATTGGGCAAGCCAAAATGTCAAGGATACTCATGCTAGACACAACGCATTAGACTTCAAAAATG TCAGGAGTTTTGATCGTTCCCTGATAAATGCTCCTGGACCTTGTGTCCTTTTTGCTTCACCGGGAAACCTTAATGGTGGCTTTTCTTTGGAAATTCTCAAGCACTGGGCTCCATACAAAGAGAATCTTGTCATGCTACCAGG ATCTTGTTCGAATGGAATTATAGGAAGCAAGTTGATGTCAGCCAAGATACCGACACAAATCAAGCTTGATGAGAATGTCAAAACCGATGTGCGATGCCAG ATTCATAAGTTAGCTTTTAGTGCTCATACCGATGGCAAGGGAATCATGGACCTTGTTACGTTTCTCTTGCCTAAGCATGTGCTGCTTGTACATGGAGAAAAGCCTAAGATGGCTGCGCTTAAAGAAAAAATCCAGTCTGAATTGGGAATTGAATGCTGTTATCCAGCAAACAATGAAACTGTGACCATTCCTTCAACTCATCACATAGAAGCCGGTGTGTCTGATGCATTTCTGCAGAGTTGCATGGCCCccaatttcatgttttggaaaacCAATGTTGGCTCGGACGAGAGAACACCTCCTATATTGCAGGTTCATGATGACCGAGTGGGTCAAGGGATGTTAACCCTGCAGAATcctagagtctttactcaaaaCGAATTGAGGGACGTGTTAGGAGTAGAAAATCATCAAGTGAAGTTTGCTCATTGTTGCTCAGCAGCATATGATTCAGAAGTTAGCAATGCTGCATCAGATTGGTCGCCTTCAACGTCTCAAAAGAATTCTTTGCTGCAGCTGTTGTTCGGATTAGTTTCCGGAGATTTTCCTGATTGTATTATGCATGATTGCCAAAAGGGCATTCAGGTTGGGTCGTTTGTCGCCTCTTTGTGCTCGAGGGAAGAATGCCCGAGCAGCAACGCTGATGCACTACATTTTCGCTGTACATGGTCTGTGACTGAAGAGGAACTTGCTTGGAAAGTTATTTCACTAGTGAAGAATGTCAAGTTGAGCAGGGAAAGCACTTGA